Proteins encoded by one window of Candidatus Zymogenus saltonus:
- a CDS encoding MFS transporter — protein MKERLSLGAKLGYGIGDYSFNLAYQTAALFFLFYLTDVYGVAAGVAGIVIMVSKVWDAVSDPMMGYITDHTKSRWGSKRPYLLFGAIPLGVMFFLIFYSPDFAQLLGIDDPAKIEKYKVIYITAVFILFCTAITIVNVPYGALTADLTQDSHERSVLTGYRMVFAIIGALFAAAATKILVGLFGSTGVVKDGQEVVDSIFGFRMMGLVYMVLIVVVVLATFFSVKERGGAAKKVEAEKESVIDNLKVIFTNNPFLILISGTILNLTAVLIMAAVVNYFFKYNLDREDMVPIAFLCLFVTAILFMPFFVWLSKKTSKKFTYNVGMGSLSGVLVLIFFFGDKSIVLTIVFFVMAGAGMATNWLSAWSMVPDTIEYSEWKTGIRREGVIYGAFLFGQKLPVAIAAFIAGQTLKFVEFVPNVAQTPEALLGIKALLTLVPIGFILLGIVIISRFPISAGVHRKILEEIEAKR, from the coding sequence ATGAAAGAGAGACTCTCCCTCGGGGCAAAACTCGGCTATGGAATCGGGGATTATTCCTTCAACCTCGCATATCAGACGGCGGCCCTTTTTTTCCTTTTCTATTTGACGGATGTCTACGGCGTAGCCGCCGGCGTTGCGGGAATAGTAATAATGGTATCAAAGGTTTGGGATGCGGTGAGCGACCCGATGATGGGGTATATCACCGACCACACGAAGTCCCGCTGGGGGAGCAAGAGACCTTACCTCCTTTTCGGGGCCATCCCCCTCGGCGTCATGTTTTTCTTGATTTTCTACTCCCCTGATTTTGCACAGCTTCTCGGTATCGATGATCCGGCAAAGATCGAAAAGTACAAGGTCATCTACATTACGGCTGTTTTTATACTCTTCTGCACCGCCATTACAATCGTCAACGTCCCATACGGCGCCCTGACCGCCGACCTCACGCAGGACTCCCACGAGCGGTCGGTTTTGACCGGCTACCGGATGGTGTTCGCCATAATCGGGGCGCTCTTTGCGGCGGCCGCAACCAAGATATTGGTGGGTCTCTTCGGCTCTACGGGGGTCGTGAAAGACGGGCAGGAAGTCGTTGACTCGATCTTCGGCTTTCGCATGATGGGACTTGTCTACATGGTATTGATCGTCGTTGTCGTCCTCGCCACGTTCTTTTCTGTCAAGGAGCGGGGAGGGGCCGCGAAAAAGGTGGAGGCCGAAAAGGAGTCGGTCATAGACAACCTCAAGGTCATCTTCACGAATAATCCCTTTTTGATCCTGATATCGGGGACTATCCTGAATCTCACGGCGGTCCTCATCATGGCGGCGGTGGTCAACTACTTCTTCAAATACAACCTCGACAGGGAGGATATGGTCCCCATTGCTTTCTTGTGCCTCTTCGTCACGGCGATCTTGTTCATGCCCTTTTTCGTCTGGCTCTCGAAGAAGACCAGCAAGAAATTTACGTATAATGTGGGGATGGGCAGTTTATCAGGGGTACTGGTGTTGATCTTCTTCTTTGGGGACAAAAGCATTGTTCTCACCATTGTCTTTTTTGTCATGGCCGGTGCCGGCATGGCCACGAATTGGCTCTCCGCCTGGTCTATGGTTCCCGATACCATCGAGTACTCCGAGTGGAAGACCGGCATCAGGAGGGAGGGGGTCATATACGGGGCGTTCCTGTTCGGGCAGAAGCTGCCGGTGGCAATTGCCGCATTCATAGCGGGCCAGACGCTGAAATTCGTTGAATTTGTGCCCAACGTAGCTCAGACGCCGGAGGCTCTTTTGGGGATAAAGGCTCTGCTTACGCTGGTCCCCATCGGTTTTATCCTCCTCGGGATTGTCATCATCTCGAGGTTTCCGATCAGTGCCGGGGTCCACAGGAAGATATTAGAGGAGATTGAGGCGAAAAGGTAG
- a CDS encoding MFS transporter yields the protein MEQGAKRDVVPVGVKLGYGAGDFAMSMAFNLPAFYMMYYFTDVFGVAAAAAGMIMFSSKIWDSLVSPAMGYISDHTRSRWGSKRPYILFGAVPAGVSIALLFATPNIASEGLQIAYGLAMFFLFCTAMTMMVVPYGALTANMTSDSRERTVISAYRMAFAVVGTLVGAGATIPLVKRFGGALFERFYGFADVASEKAEILVNVLGFRSVGILYGVVLASIVLVSFFSVRERPNAETNLGDNLTFKDNVRLILKNRPFLILTCGVLMHQTSINIMSGVMVYFFKYNLGNELMVPVAFMIILGVGVLMLPVYIYISHRKGKKFAYNMGTGIMASMSIPIFLFGDISIGLTMLLLVLVGFGISTAFLSPWSIIPDTVEYSEWKTGIRREGIHYGFFQFAFKLSGAISGLVIGVVLRFSGYIANQPQTPGALLGIKTLLTLIPMVLCIVGITLISRFPIDAEMHERMVADIKKRGQK from the coding sequence ATGGAGCAAGGGGCAAAGAGAGACGTTGTGCCGGTGGGTGTAAAGCTCGGCTACGGCGCCGGGGATTTCGCCATGAGCATGGCGTTCAACCTGCCGGCGTTCTATATGATGTACTACTTCACCGACGTCTTCGGGGTAGCCGCCGCCGCAGCCGGCATGATAATGTTTTCATCCAAGATTTGGGATTCCCTCGTCTCCCCAGCGATGGGCTACATCTCGGATCACACAAGGAGCCGTTGGGGGAGCAAGAGGCCCTACATCCTCTTCGGGGCCGTTCCCGCCGGAGTGTCGATAGCCCTCCTATTTGCTACACCGAACATCGCCTCTGAGGGGCTTCAAATAGCCTACGGGCTCGCCATGTTCTTCCTCTTCTGCACGGCCATGACGATGATGGTCGTCCCCTACGGGGCGCTCACCGCAAACATGACCTCCGACTCCAGGGAGCGGACGGTCATCTCCGCCTACAGGATGGCCTTTGCCGTTGTCGGGACGCTGGTGGGGGCCGGGGCAACGATCCCCCTGGTCAAGAGATTCGGGGGGGCTTTATTCGAGAGGTTTTACGGATTTGCCGATGTCGCCTCCGAAAAAGCGGAGATATTGGTAAACGTCCTCGGCTTTAGATCGGTCGGAATCCTCTACGGAGTCGTCCTGGCCTCGATCGTCCTGGTAAGCTTCTTCTCGGTGAGGGAGCGCCCCAACGCGGAAACGAATTTGGGCGATAATCTCACCTTTAAAGATAACGTCAGGCTCATACTGAAAAACAGGCCATTCCTGATATTGACCTGCGGCGTCCTCATGCACCAGACCTCCATAAACATAATGTCGGGGGTAATGGTCTACTTCTTCAAGTACAACCTCGGAAACGAGCTGATGGTCCCCGTTGCCTTCATGATAATCTTGGGGGTCGGCGTCTTGATGCTCCCCGTCTATATTTACATCTCCCACAGGAAGGGTAAGAAGTTCGCCTACAATATGGGGACCGGTATCATGGCGTCCATGTCGATTCCCATATTCCTCTTCGGGGATATAAGCATCGGGCTGACGATGCTCCTCCTTGTTCTGGTCGGCTTCGGTATATCCACGGCCTTTCTGTCCCCCTGGTCGATAATCCCCGATACGGTGGAGTACTCCGAGTGGAAGACAGGGATCAGGAGGGAGGGGATACACTACGGCTTTTTCCAGTTCGCCTTCAAGCTCTCCGGCGCCATAAGCGGCCTGGTTATAGGGGTCGTCTTGAGATTCTCCGGGTATATAGCGAACCAGCCGCAGACGCCGGGAGCGCTCCTCGGGATAAAGACGCTTCTCACACTTATCCCAATGGTTTTGTGCATTGTTGGGATAACCTTGATATCACGGTTTCCGATAGACGCCGAGATGCACGAGCGGATGGTGGCGGATATTAAAAAAAGGGGGCAAAAATAG
- a CDS encoding MFS transporter has translation MKSDSNSNNGGVIRGALPLKIKLGYGLGDIGSNLFIVTTGMFLLYFMVEVMGIDPALAGTALLFPKLWDVVSDPIMGTISDATRSKHGRRRPYLLYGSVPFGLTFLILFIAPHYASEMANTIHVALLFALGCTAFTVINVPYSSMVAEMSDNYNERMSITAFRMSSASVGALIAGGAAMPLVKLGGGGETGFVFMAEVFSVLIIISCLICFYSTKRAPALPPKEDTPPIFEQIRIAFKNFQFFMLMSSYFFQALAVGVMMAGFVFFIKYVMGQTEESMGIAFPIFLVTGILFIPVWNAVGKRFGKIRSYYIGLAIFTVMQLSLFFSKPDLIVFFYIQIFILGIGFSSFQLFPFSMLPDTIEYDQMRSGMRREGVFSGMWSSGQKIAYSVGPPIVGLVLAAFHYDKSLEYNQPDSVALGVRLVFCVFPAAMIFLSFIPFSRYGLTEKKFEEIKKVIAKEGGS, from the coding sequence ATGAAATCCGATTCGAATAGCAATAACGGCGGGGTGATTAGGGGGGCGCTCCCCTTAAAGATTAAGCTGGGCTACGGCCTGGGCGATATCGGGAGCAACCTCTTTATCGTCACCACGGGGATGTTTCTCCTTTACTTCATGGTCGAGGTGATGGGGATAGACCCGGCCCTCGCGGGGACGGCGCTCCTCTTCCCGAAGCTGTGGGACGTCGTGTCCGATCCGATAATGGGGACGATCTCCGACGCCACGAGGTCGAAACACGGCAGGAGGAGGCCCTACCTCCTTTACGGCTCGGTGCCGTTCGGCCTCACTTTTTTAATACTCTTCATCGCCCCCCACTATGCATCTGAGATGGCAAACACAATCCACGTGGCGCTGTTGTTCGCCCTGGGGTGCACCGCCTTTACCGTAATCAACGTCCCCTATTCAAGCATGGTGGCCGAGATGTCGGACAACTACAACGAGAGGATGTCGATAACCGCCTTTCGGATGTCCTCGGCGTCGGTGGGGGCGTTGATCGCCGGCGGGGCCGCAATGCCGCTGGTCAAGCTCGGCGGCGGGGGGGAGACGGGATTTGTCTTCATGGCGGAAGTTTTCAGCGTCCTCATTATAATTTCGTGTCTCATATGTTTCTACTCCACAAAGAGGGCCCCGGCGCTCCCGCCGAAGGAGGATACACCTCCCATCTTTGAGCAGATAAGGATCGCCTTTAAGAACTTTCAGTTTTTTATGCTGATGTCGAGCTATTTCTTTCAAGCCCTGGCGGTGGGGGTCATGATGGCCGGGTTCGTCTTTTTTATAAAGTACGTCATGGGGCAGACGGAGGAGTCGATGGGGATCGCATTCCCGATATTCCTCGTGACCGGAATCCTCTTTATACCGGTCTGGAATGCGGTGGGAAAAAGGTTCGGGAAGATAAGGTCCTATTATATCGGGCTTGCCATCTTCACGGTCATGCAGCTCTCCCTCTTCTTTTCAAAACCAGATCTCATCGTTTTTTTCTATATTCAGATATTTATCTTAGGCATCGGCTTTTCCAGCTTTCAGCTCTTCCCCTTCTCGATGCTCCCCGACACGATAGAGTACGACCAGATGCGCTCCGGGATGAGGAGGGAGGGGGTCTTCTCCGGCATGTGGTCTTCGGGGCAGAAGATAGCCTATTCCGTGGGGCCCCCGATAGTGGGCCTGGTGCTGGCGGCTTTTCATTACGACAAGAGCCTCGAATACAATCAGCCGGACAGCGTCGCCCTTGGCGTCAGGCTTGTGTTCTGCGTATTTCCCGCCGCCATGATATTTTTAAGCTTCATCCCGTTCAGCAGGTACGGCCTTACGGAGAAGAAGTTCGAGGAGATAAAGAAGGTGATAGCCAAAGAGGGCGGCTCATAA
- a CDS encoding sigma-54-dependent Fis family transcriptional regulator — translation MDTKILIIDDNEDLNIMLRRILSDAGYKAFSALNGQEGMEKLRDLRPDLMILDLQLPDTSGLEILREINEGLDDIQVVVLTGYGSIESAISAMKLGASDYLTKPISNDELLISVEKNLKHLKLLRKLESIREVDRKKYKFDFIAGNSGMMKEINSLALSAAESDRSTVLIEGDSGTGKEYLARFIHYRSERRDAPFVEINCAAIPENLMESELFGYEPGAFTDAKTSKKGQIELSRGGTIFLDEIGEMSPMLQAKLLRFLDTMTFKKVGGVTDISMDVRVIAATNKNLNEAMKRGEFRDDLYFRLKVLHIKLPPLRERKEEIEVFATALLDQYSKSLKKNIKGFSESALERLMEYPWPGNIRELKNVIERAVIVSDGDKIYPRHLALSTFSRDKIHPRLPDTYPNNGIQYQDVLDEVARDMLVNALKQANGNKSRAARFLNIPRHVLLYQIEKLKIPEYS, via the coding sequence ATGGACACAAAGATACTCATAATTGACGATAACGAAGACCTGAACATTATGCTTCGGAGAATCTTGTCCGATGCCGGATACAAGGCCTTCTCGGCGTTAAATGGTCAGGAGGGGATGGAAAAGCTGAGGGATTTGAGGCCCGACCTTATGATCCTTGACCTTCAGTTGCCGGACACTTCGGGGCTTGAAATTTTAAGGGAGATAAACGAGGGATTAGATGACATTCAGGTGGTTGTCCTCACCGGCTATGGGAGCATTGAATCCGCGATCTCGGCGATGAAGCTTGGGGCGTCGGATTACCTCACAAAGCCTATATCGAACGACGAGCTCCTAATATCAGTAGAGAAGAACCTGAAACACCTGAAGCTGCTGAGGAAGTTAGAGAGCATCAGGGAGGTGGACAGGAAAAAGTACAAATTCGATTTTATCGCCGGCAATTCGGGGATGATGAAGGAGATAAACAGTCTTGCGCTCTCCGCCGCCGAATCGGACCGCTCCACGGTCTTGATCGAGGGGGACTCCGGGACCGGCAAGGAATACCTCGCCCGCTTCATCCATTATCGATCCGAGAGGAGGGACGCCCCCTTTGTGGAGATCAACTGCGCCGCCATCCCCGAAAACCTCATGGAGTCGGAGCTGTTCGGGTACGAGCCGGGCGCATTTACCGACGCAAAGACGTCCAAGAAGGGGCAGATCGAGCTCTCAAGGGGCGGGACCATCTTCCTGGACGAAATAGGCGAAATGTCACCTATGTTGCAGGCGAAATTGCTGCGGTTTCTCGATACAATGACCTTCAAGAAGGTGGGGGGCGTGACCGACATCTCGATGGACGTAAGGGTAATCGCCGCTACGAACAAAAACCTCAACGAGGCCATGAAGCGGGGGGAGTTCAGGGACGATCTCTACTTCAGGTTGAAGGTACTCCATATCAAGCTCCCCCCGTTGAGGGAGAGGAAGGAGGAGATTGAGGTCTTCGCCACGGCGCTGCTCGATCAATACTCGAAGAGCCTCAAGAAGAATATCAAGGGTTTTTCGGAATCTGCCTTGGAGAGGTTAATGGAATATCCCTGGCCTGGGAATATCAGGGAGCTGAAAAACGTCATCGAACGGGCCGTCATCGTCTCGGACGGGGATAAGATCTACCCAAGGCATCTGGCCCTGTCAACCTTCAGTCGAGACAAGATTCACCCCCGTCTTCCGGATACATACCCCAACAACGGCATCCAATATCAGGATGTCCTGGACGAGGTGGCGAGAGATATGTTGGTCAATGCCCTAAAACAAGCCAATGGCAACAAGTCCAGGGCTGCCCGATTTCTGAATATCCCCAGACATGTCCTCCTCTATCAGATAGAGAAGCTGAAGATCCCCGAATATAGTTAA
- a CDS encoding amidohydrolase codes for MIIDTHSQLWTKEAIESFPKAMAEGYKQMFKDIGMPSIEQTLKDMDDAKVDKAVIVAIDAETTHKYKVSNELVAKTVSQYPDRLIGFASADPNKGKKAVKDFEMGIKELKLKGLKLLPHLNELDINDKKVYPLYEAAQEMNVPVLFHTGTQFHAGTKIKYCRPLFVDEVAVDFPRLKLVIAHFGYPWWEEALAVVRRNPFVYFNIAGWGPKHIPKGVFQAADSYLRGKVLFGSDYPLLTRARILKEVGELGLKDETFKAMTETNPKTLLGLA; via the coding sequence ATGATTATTGACACCCATTCCCAGCTGTGGACGAAAGAGGCCATTGAGAGCTTTCCGAAGGCAATGGCGGAGGGCTACAAGCAGATGTTCAAGGACATCGGGATGCCGAGCATCGAACAAACCTTGAAGGACATGGACGACGCAAAGGTGGACAAGGCCGTCATAGTGGCCATAGACGCCGAGACGACCCACAAATACAAGGTGTCCAACGAGCTTGTGGCAAAGACCGTATCCCAGTATCCGGACAGGCTCATCGGATTCGCCTCCGCCGACCCGAACAAGGGGAAAAAGGCGGTGAAGGATTTTGAAATGGGGATAAAAGAGCTGAAGCTCAAGGGGTTGAAGCTTTTGCCCCACCTAAACGAGCTCGACATCAACGACAAAAAGGTCTACCCCCTCTACGAGGCCGCCCAGGAGATGAACGTTCCGGTCCTCTTCCACACAGGGACGCAGTTTCACGCGGGGACGAAGATCAAGTACTGCCGTCCCCTCTTCGTGGACGAGGTTGCCGTCGATTTTCCGCGCCTCAAGCTTGTTATCGCCCACTTCGGCTACCCCTGGTGGGAAGAGGCCCTGGCGGTGGTCAGGAGAAACCCGTTCGTCTACTTCAACATAGCGGGCTGGGGACCGAAACACATCCCGAAGGGAGTTTTCCAGGCGGCGGATTCCTACCTGAGGGGAAAGGTCCTCTTCGGAAGCGACTACCCCCTCCTGACCCGCGCGAGGATATTAAAAGAGGTGGGGGAGCTTGGACTCAAGGACGAGACCTTTAAAGCCATGACGGAGACAAACCCGAAGACGCTCCTCGGCCTCGCATGA
- the mobB gene encoding molybdopterin-guanine dinucleotide biosynthesis protein B, with protein MGKNTPIISVVGYSNSGKTTYLERLIPELSARGYKVCAVKHDVHNFDIDIPGKDSYRLKAAGAHTTLISSPEKIAIISDVEREMKLTEIRDRLTTEIDIIVTEGYKSDIHPKIEVFRKGMRDDLLCKGDDTLFAVAADTEIDAAVPVMPLDDAGEMADLIVERFLKNP; from the coding sequence ATGGGAAAAAACACCCCCATAATCAGCGTGGTTGGATACTCCAACAGCGGAAAGACCACCTATCTCGAAAGGCTGATCCCGGAGCTTTCGGCGAGGGGATACAAGGTATGTGCCGTAAAGCACGATGTTCACAACTTCGATATCGACATCCCCGGAAAGGACAGCTACAGGCTCAAGGCGGCTGGCGCCCACACGACCCTGATCTCGTCGCCCGAAAAGATCGCCATAATATCGGACGTAGAAAGGGAGATGAAGCTCACCGAGATCCGCGATCGACTGACCACCGAGATTGACATTATAGTAACGGAGGGATACAAGTCGGACATCCACCCGAAGATAGAGGTGTTCCGAAAGGGAATGAGAGATGATCTCCTCTGCAAGGGAGACGACACGCTCTTTGCCGTTGCTGCGGACACGGAAATCGATGCGGCCGTTCCGGTTATGCCCCTCGACGACGCCGGTGAGATGGCCGACCTGATAGTGGAGCGTTTTCTCAAAAATCCTTGA
- a CDS encoding molybdenum cofactor guanylyltransferase — protein MGVNKALLVLDGATIIERVIKTIEQILSEIIVVTNDLESFAHLKSGNIPIKMVKDIHTGVGALGGLHSGIHHAAEDLVFVCACDMPFINPKLVKFIIDAAKGCDAAVPVIGNNYEPLMAAYSKGCIEGIEKQIGLGEKQIKSFFGDVRLREIAEADLRKIDRDLLSLFNINNPEDLSAARRILAERAPWEKTPP, from the coding sequence ATGGGTGTGAATAAGGCCCTCCTCGTTCTTGACGGCGCCACGATAATCGAAAGGGTAATAAAGACTATTGAACAAATCCTCTCCGAAATCATCGTGGTTACCAACGATCTGGAGAGCTTCGCCCATCTCAAATCGGGCAATATCCCGATAAAAATGGTCAAGGATATTCACACAGGCGTGGGCGCTTTAGGCGGGCTTCATTCTGGTATTCATCACGCTGCCGAGGATCTGGTCTTCGTTTGCGCCTGCGATATGCCCTTTATAAACCCCAAGCTGGTCAAATTCATCATCGATGCCGCAAAAGGATGTGATGCGGCCGTTCCGGTTATCGGTAATAATTACGAGCCCCTCATGGCCGCCTATTCAAAGGGCTGCATCGAGGGCATAGAGAAACAGATAGGGCTGGGGGAAAAACAGATAAAATCCTTTTTCGGGGATGTGAGACTGAGGGAGATAGCGGAAGCCGATTTGAGGAAAATCGACAGGGACCTCCTCTCCCTTTTCAACATCAACAACCCCGAAGACCTGTCGGCGGCAAGACGGATTCTTGCGGAGAGAGCACCATGGGAAAAAACACCCCCATAA
- a CDS encoding HAD-IA family hydrolase yields MEKIIREIDLFIFDLDGTLADSKDDLKATINHTLKSFGMKALTDAETRELVGNGITNVFKNMTGKSEEEKYETIRTYIEYLESHLLDTTVPFPGVIETLAGIEKRKAVVTNKLVRMAERVVTALGMADHIDLIVGSDSTPKMKPDPAPLYLTIESFNVAPEKTVMVGDTVDDVLSAKAAGVISCGVSYGFGRMEDLKDAGADIIIDSFSDLKFHFR; encoded by the coding sequence ATGGAAAAGATCATTAGGGAAATCGACCTCTTTATATTCGACCTTGACGGAACGCTCGCGGACTCGAAGGACGACCTCAAGGCGACCATCAACCACACCCTGAAGTCATTCGGTATGAAGGCCCTTACCGATGCGGAGACAAGGGAGCTTGTGGGAAACGGGATAACAAATGTATTTAAGAACATGACCGGCAAAAGCGAGGAGGAGAAATACGAGACGATAAGGACCTACATCGAGTACCTCGAGAGTCACCTCCTGGACACTACCGTCCCCTTCCCCGGCGTCATCGAGACGCTCGCCGGCATCGAAAAGAGGAAGGCGGTGGTCACAAACAAGCTCGTCAGGATGGCCGAGAGGGTGGTAACCGCCTTGGGTATGGCCGACCATATAGACCTCATAGTCGGGTCAGACTCGACCCCCAAGATGAAGCCGGACCCCGCCCCCCTTTACCTGACCATCGAGAGCTTCAACGTCGCCCCGGAAAAGACCGTGATGGTCGGCGACACCGTGGACGACGTCCTCTCGGCAAAGGCGGCGGGCGTCATCTCCTGCGGGGTTTCCTACGGCTTCGGCCGGATGGAAGACCTCAAAGACGCGGGGGCCGACATCATCATAGACAGCTTCTCCGATCTCAAGTTTCATTTCAGGTAG
- a CDS encoding aminotransferase class V-fold PLP-dependent enzyme: MSDEVNINRTLSFSREDMRRIGYRVIDLLVDQLADLGEKPASSTAKRADMEYIISESVPEEGSDFEVVLDTVVKDIMGNNMFENHPRFFGFIPGPGNFVGTMADALASGFNIITCTWFESSGAAAVELAAIRWLAELLRLPAGAGGMFVSGGSEANLTGLAVARRVKLGNDIGKGAIYFSDQTHSSVEKGLMVLGFGRDRIKKIATDDLFQIKIDALKDAIAEDRKEGKLPFLVIANAGTTNTGAVDPLVELSELCKEEGLWLHADGAFGASAVITEKGASILSGIERVDSLSIDPHKWLFQPFGIGCVLVRDANLLRETFQIRPEYMQDAEVLHGEVNFYELGIHMSRNFKALKLWMSLKLFGLDAFREAISWGFTLAEHAEEVLKKSGRWQVAAPASLAIVAFRFVQKDLSEEEVDEVNNKIVDMMVDDRFAMVSSTKLRGRVFLRMCTINPRTTFEDIEETIARLERFGVEIVEEK; the protein is encoded by the coding sequence ATGAGTGATGAGGTAAATATAAACAGGACGCTCTCCTTTTCCAGGGAAGATATGCGAAGGATCGGCTACAGGGTGATAGACCTCCTTGTGGATCAATTGGCGGACCTTGGCGAAAAGCCGGCGTCAAGTACGGCCAAGAGGGCGGACATGGAATACATCATCTCGGAGTCGGTTCCCGAAGAGGGCTCAGACTTCGAGGTCGTCCTCGATACGGTTGTCAAAGACATCATGGGAAATAACATGTTCGAGAACCACCCGAGGTTTTTCGGCTTTATTCCGGGACCGGGAAACTTCGTGGGTACCATGGCGGACGCCCTGGCAAGCGGGTTCAATATAATCACCTGCACGTGGTTCGAGAGCTCCGGGGCGGCGGCGGTGGAGCTCGCGGCGATACGGTGGCTTGCCGAGCTCCTGAGGCTTCCCGCTGGGGCGGGGGGCATGTTCGTCAGCGGCGGCTCCGAGGCGAACCTGACGGGCCTCGCCGTGGCGAGGCGGGTAAAGCTTGGAAACGACATAGGTAAGGGCGCCATTTACTTTTCCGACCAGACCCACTCCTCCGTGGAGAAGGGGTTGATGGTTCTGGGGTTTGGCCGCGATCGGATAAAAAAGATCGCAACGGACGACCTGTTTCAAATAAAAATCGACGCCCTCAAGGACGCCATAGCCGAGGACAGGAAGGAGGGGAAGCTCCCCTTTCTGGTAATCGCTAACGCCGGGACGACGAACACCGGGGCGGTAGATCCCTTGGTCGAACTTTCTGAGCTCTGCAAAGAGGAGGGATTGTGGCTCCACGCGGACGGGGCATTCGGGGCGTCTGCCGTAATAACGGAGAAGGGGGCCTCCATCCTTAGCGGGATTGAGCGAGTGGACTCCCTCTCCATCGATCCGCATAAGTGGCTCTTCCAGCCGTTCGGGATCGGGTGCGTCCTTGTCAGGGACGCGAACCTCTTGAGGGAGACCTTCCAGATTCGGCCGGAGTATATGCAGGACGCTGAGGTGCTTCATGGCGAGGTCAACTTCTACGAGCTAGGGATTCATATGAGCCGGAACTTCAAGGCGCTGAAGCTCTGGATGTCGCTCAAGCTCTTCGGCCTCGATGCGTTCAGGGAGGCGATCTCCTGGGGGTTTACCCTTGCCGAGCACGCAGAGGAGGTTCTTAAAAAGTCCGGCAGGTGGCAGGTGGCGGCGCCCGCGAGTCTCGCCATCGTGGCCTTCAGGTTTGTTCAGAAGGATTTGTCCGAAGAGGAGGTAGACGAAGTGAACAATAAGATTGTCGACATGATGGTAGACGACCGGTTCGCGATGGTAAGCTCAACGAAACTGAGGGGAAGGGTGTTCCTCAGGATGTGCACGATAAATCCGAGGACGACCTTTGAGGACATCGAGGAGACGATAGCGAGGCTCGAGAGGTTCGGGGTGGAGATCGTGGAGGAGAAATGA
- a CDS encoding GNAT family N-acetyltransferase, translating to MSPRSWGVLYLGYAGEEFIGIGGIEAFGGCGLLRSVVVVEESRGRGYGSGLCDLLIEEAVGRGISELYLLKTTAPGFFEKIGFERIARAEAPGEIRGSTEFSLLCPETAVLMKRAI from the coding sequence ATGTCCCCGAGAAGCTGGGGGGTGCTGTACCTCGGCTATGCTGGCGAAGAGTTTATCGGCATTGGCGGGATTGAGGCCTTCGGAGGATGCGGGCTCTTGCGCTCGGTTGTCGTTGTCGAGGAGTCAAGGGGGAGGGGATACGGCTCCGGCCTCTGCGATCTCCTTATCGAGGAGGCGGTTGGGAGGGGAATATCGGAGCTTTACCTCCTGAAGACCACAGCCCCAGGTTTCTTCGAGAAGATAGGCTTCGAGCGAATTGCGAGGGCTGAGGCGCCCGGGGAAATCAGGGGAAGCACGGAGTTTTCCCTGCTCTGCCCGGAGACGGCAGTCTTGATGAAGAGGGCGATTTAG